One genomic window of Quercus robur chromosome 6, dhQueRobu3.1, whole genome shotgun sequence includes the following:
- the LOC126688685 gene encoding transcription factor bHLH104-like isoform X2, which translates to MDPLPEDWDFLNYSIFDENPSSEFCLPNHSGGVETDLSSGAVALSQQEKDGAEIESSQSRKRGRNDSYSRPGSKACREKLRRERLNDRFLDLCSVLDPDRPVKIDKHAILDDAIRVLNQLRSESQELKETNEKLKEEIKSLKAEKHELREEKLMLKADKERMEQQLKAMAIPPAGFMPGHPAAYHAGPNKMPVFPSYGFVPMWQYMPPNARDTSHDHELRPPAA; encoded by the exons atggatccTTTGCCAGAGGATTGGGATTTTCTCAATTATAGCATCTTCGACGAAAACCCTTCTTCTGAATTCTGTTTGCCTAATCACAG TGGTGGCGTGGAAACTGATTTATCTTCTGGGGCCGTAGCACTGTCGCAGCAAGAGAAAGACGGCGCCGAAATTGAGTCCTCACAGTCACGGAAGAG GGGCCGCAATGATTCATACAGCAGGCCAGGATCTAAAGCTTGTCGTGAGAAATTGCGAAGGGAGAGATTGAATGACAG GTTTCTAGACTTGTGTTCTGTTTTGGATCCTGATAGACCGGTCAAAATTGACAAGCACGCCATACTGGATGATGCCATCAGAGTTTTGAACCAACTAAGATCAGAAtctcaagagcttaaagaaacaaatgaaaaactaaaggaagaaataaaaagtttaaag GCAGAGAAGCATGAACTTCGTGAAGAGAAACTCATGCTGAAGGCAGATAAGGAAAGGATGGAGCAGCAATTGAAAGCTATGGCCATTCCACCAGCTGGGTTTATGCCAGGCCATCCAGCTGCATATCATGCTGGGCCAAACAAGATGCCAGTTTTTCCCAGCTATGGTTTTGTCCCAATGTGGCAATACATGCCTCCAAATGCCCGAGATACATCTCATGATCATGAGCTCAGGCCCCCTGCTGCATAA
- the LOC126688682 gene encoding RING-H2 finger protein ATL16-like encodes MDLIVRKSYMIHDSQALSPSTSPGGGSSFFGSSLHSSGSSFPIIAVAIIGIIATAFLLVSYYIFVIKCCLNWHRIDILRRFSLSRRRNEEPLMVYSPGIQTRGLDESVIRSIPIFKFRKEGNKDFGERNLCECAVCLNEFQEDEKLRIIPNCSHVFHIDCIDVWLQSNANCPLCRTSISATFSRFQTDLILAPSSTPEDPTPYTDNLIGGDEDFVVIELGNDHSPNQTLLGTQERSNSRELSSRSISPSPRKLEQRAVQKKGRKFHKVTSMGDECIDIRGKDEQFSIQPIRRSFSMDSSTDRQLYLAIQEALRQNTQVSEVNSPIEGCSSRVRRSFFSFGHGSKSRSAILPVYLEP; translated from the coding sequence ATGGATCTTATTGTAAGAAAAAGCTACATGATCCATGACTCTCAAGCTCTTTCACCAAGCACAAGTCCTGGAGGTGGAAGCTCATTCTTTGGGTCTAGCTTGCATTCTTCAGGTAGCAGTTTCCCCATTATAGCCGTTGCTATAATTGGAATCATAGCCACAGCTTTCTTGCTTGTCAGCTACTACATCTTTGTCATCAAATGCTGCCTCAATTGGCATCGTATTGATATTCTAAGACGCTTTTCGCTATCAAGACGCCGCAACGAAGAGCCTTTGATGGTCTACTCTCCGGGGATACAGACTCGAGGACTAGACGAGTCGGTGATCCGATCAATCCCAATATTTAAGTTCAGGAAAGAAGGTAATAAGGACTTTGGAGAAAGAAACTTATGTGAATGTGCAGTTTGCTTGAATGAGTTCCAAGAGGATGAGAAGCTAAGAATCATACCAAACTGTAGTCATGTGTTCCATATTGATTGCATTGATGTTTGGCTTCAAAGCAATGCTAATTGCCCACTTTGTAGAACAAGCATTTCGGCCACATTTTCACGGTTCCAAACCGATCTAATTCTTGCTCCAAGCTCTACCCCTGAGGATCCAACTCCGTATACCGATAATCTCATTGGTGGGGATGAAGATTTTGTGGTGATTGAGTTGGGTAATGACCATTCTCCTAATCAAACATTGCTTGGAACGCAAGAAAGGTCGAATTCAAGAGAATTATCGTCGCGTTCAATTAGTCCTTCGCCAAGGAAGTTGGAACAGAGAGCTGTAcaaaaaaagggaaggaagtTTCATAAGGTTACAAGCATGGGAGATGAATGCATTGATATTAGAGGCAAAGATGAACAATTTTCAATCCAACCCATTAGGAGGTCTTTCTCAATGGACTCATCCACTGACCGACAGCTCTACTTAGCGATTCAAGAGGCCTTAAGACAGAACACGCAAGTCAGTGAAGTCAATAGTCCCATTGAAGGTTGCAGTAGTAGAGTAAGAAgatcatttttctcttttgggcACGGTAGTAAGTCAAGAAGTGCTATTCTACCCGTTTATTTGGAGCCATAG
- the LOC126688684 gene encoding WAT1-related protein At5g07050-like has translation MATKAGSLGNIYRRFKPQLLMVLAQIGYTFLYFITEASFNHGMNPHVYITYRHIVAGVVMFPFAYFLERKVRPKLTLALLLEIFVLSLLGVGLTLNMYFASLRYTSPTFVASMVNTIASLTFVMAVVLRMEVLDLRNRRGMAKVLGTLISLAGVMTMTFYKGPIMRNLWHPVIHIEGNTATHENWLKGSILTIASCITWSIWYIMQAFTLKRYPAQLSLTTWMSFVGGAQSAVFTVIIEHKPAAWAIGFNIDFWSTVYGGVVVSGLIIFIQLWCTKEKGPVFVTMFNPLTTILVAILAYFVLGEKLYMGSVLGAVIVIIGLYMLLWGKEGDQEVHNNSQEQPCLPCKERKENKILLITSADKEVSHCEP, from the exons ATGGCAACAAAGGCTGGTTCCCTTGGGAACATTTACAGGAGGTTCAAGCCACAACTTCTCATGGTTCTTGCTCAGATAGGctatacatttttatattttatcacaGAAGCTTCCTTCAATCATGGGATGAATCCTCATGTCTACATAACTTATAGACACATTGTAGCTGGAGTAGTCATGTTCCCTTTTGCCTATTTTCTTGAAAG AAAAGTGAGGCCGAAGCTGACATTGGCTCTTCTgttggaaatttttgttctctctctccttgG GGTGGGTTTGACCCTAAACATGTATTTTGCTAGTTTGAGATACACCTCTCCTACCTTCGTTGCATCAATGGTCAACACCATAGCTTCCTTGACTTTTGTAATGGCGGTTGTACTCAG GATGGAGGTTCTTGATCTTCGAAATCGTCGTGGGATGGCAAAAGTTCTTGGAACTTTGATCTCCTTAGCTGGTGTAATGACAATGACATTTTACAAGGGGCCTATCATGAGAAATCTATGGCACCCTGTAATCCATATTGAAGGAAATACTGCCACACATGAGAACTGGTTAAAGGGTTCTATTCTAACTATTGCAAGCTGCATCACTTGGTCTATATGGTACATCATGCAG GCATTTACATTAAAAAGATATCCTGCCCAACTGTCACTGACTACATGGATGAGCTTTGTTGGAGGAGCACAATCTGCTGTCTTCACAGTCATCATAGAACATAAACCAGCTGCTTGGGCCATAGGATTCAACATTGACTTCTGGTCCACAGTATATGGT GGAGTAGTGGTCTCTGGTTTAATCATATTCATTCAATTGTGGTGCACGAAAGAGAAAGGACCAGTTTTTGTGACCATGTTTAATCCACTTACAACAATATTGGTAGCAATTCTAGCATACTTTGTCCTAGGTGAAAAACTATACATGGGCAG TGTACTGGGGGCAGTAATAGTCATCATTGGCCTGTATATGCTGCTGTGGGGTAAAGAAGGTGACCAGGAAGTCCACAACAATTCCCAAGAGCAACCTTGCTTGCCTTGCAAAGAGCGTAAGGAAAACAAAATACTGCTAATTACTTCAGCAGATAAGGAAGTATCACACTGTGAACcttaa
- the LOC126688685 gene encoding transcription factor bHLH104-like isoform X1, with the protein MDPLPEDWDFLNYSIFDENPSSEFCLPNHSSGGVETDLSSGAVALSQQEKDGAEIESSQSRKRGRNDSYSRPGSKACREKLRRERLNDRFLDLCSVLDPDRPVKIDKHAILDDAIRVLNQLRSESQELKETNEKLKEEIKSLKAEKHELREEKLMLKADKERMEQQLKAMAIPPAGFMPGHPAAYHAGPNKMPVFPSYGFVPMWQYMPPNARDTSHDHELRPPAA; encoded by the exons atggatccTTTGCCAGAGGATTGGGATTTTCTCAATTATAGCATCTTCGACGAAAACCCTTCTTCTGAATTCTGTTTGCCTAATCACAG TAGTGGTGGCGTGGAAACTGATTTATCTTCTGGGGCCGTAGCACTGTCGCAGCAAGAGAAAGACGGCGCCGAAATTGAGTCCTCACAGTCACGGAAGAG GGGCCGCAATGATTCATACAGCAGGCCAGGATCTAAAGCTTGTCGTGAGAAATTGCGAAGGGAGAGATTGAATGACAG GTTTCTAGACTTGTGTTCTGTTTTGGATCCTGATAGACCGGTCAAAATTGACAAGCACGCCATACTGGATGATGCCATCAGAGTTTTGAACCAACTAAGATCAGAAtctcaagagcttaaagaaacaaatgaaaaactaaaggaagaaataaaaagtttaaag GCAGAGAAGCATGAACTTCGTGAAGAGAAACTCATGCTGAAGGCAGATAAGGAAAGGATGGAGCAGCAATTGAAAGCTATGGCCATTCCACCAGCTGGGTTTATGCCAGGCCATCCAGCTGCATATCATGCTGGGCCAAACAAGATGCCAGTTTTTCCCAGCTATGGTTTTGTCCCAATGTGGCAATACATGCCTCCAAATGCCCGAGATACATCTCATGATCATGAGCTCAGGCCCCCTGCTGCATAA
- the LOC126688683 gene encoding electron transfer flavoprotein subunit beta, mitochondrial yields the protein MKIMVAVKRVIDYAVKIRVKPDKTGVETQNVKMSMNPFCEIALEEALRIKEGGMASEVVAVSMGPAQCVDTLRTGLAMGADRAIHVDATGPLYPLSVAKLFKALVELEKPGLLILGKQAIDDDCNQTGQMVAGLLGWPQGTFASKVVLDKEKQLATVDREVDGGLETLCMDLPAVITTDLRLNQPRYATLPNIMKAKSKVIKKYTPQELNVEIKSDLEVLQVTEPPKRKAGVIVSSVDELIDKLKNEAHVI from the exons ATGAAGATAATGGTGGCCGTAAAGCGAGTCATCGACTACGCCGTCAAAATCCGAGTCAAACCCGACAAA ACGGGTGTGGAGACCCAGAACGTGAAGATGTCGATGAACCCATTCTGCGAGATAGCGCTGGAGGAGGCTCTAAGAATCAAAGAGGGTGGCATGGCCTCTGAGGTTGTGGCTGTCAGTATGGGTCCAGCTCAGTGCGTCGATACGCTCAGAACTGGACTGGCTATGGGCGCTGATCGAGCTATTCATGTCGACGCCACTGGACCTCTCTATCCACTCTCTGTTGCCAAGCTTTTCAAGGCCCTTGTGGAACTTGAGAAACCTGGTCTTCTCATTCTCGGCAAACAG GCCATAGATGATGATTGCAATCAAACAGGGCAAATGGTAGCAGGGCTGCTTGGTTGGCCACAGGGGACCTTTGCTTCAAAG GTAGTGCTAGATAAGGAGAAGCAACTGGCAACAGTGGATAGGGAAGTTGATGGTGGTCTTGAGACCTTATGTATGGACTTACCAGCTGTAATCAC CACTGATTTGAGGCTGAATCAACCTAGGTATGCAACACTCCCCAACATaatgaaagcaaaatcaaagGTCATAAAGAAATACACTCCACAGGAATTAAATGTCGAAATCAAATCCGATTTAGAGGTTCTTCAGGTCACTGAACCTCCTAAGAGAAAAGCAGGGGTTATAGTTTCTTCTGTGGACGAGCTCATTGACAAGCTTAAAAATGAAGCTCATGTCATCTGA